A window from Dunckerocampus dactyliophorus isolate RoL2022-P2 chromosome 15, RoL_Ddac_1.1, whole genome shotgun sequence encodes these proteins:
- the osgep gene encoding tRNA N6-adenosine threonylcarbamoyltransferase, translating to MTVVIGFEGSANKIGIGIIRDGKVLSNPRRTYITPPGQGFLPSDTARHHRSVVLTVLKEALEQAGLKPSDIDCVAYTKGPGMGAPLVTVALVARTVAQLWGKPLLGVNHCIGHIEMGRLITKANNPTVLYVSGGNTQVIAYSQRRYRIFGETIDIAVGNCLDRFARVIKISNDPSPGYNIEQMAKKGTQYVELPYTVKGMDVSFSGILSYVEEAAHKMLGSSQCTAADLCFSLQETVFSMLVEITERAMAHCGSQEVLIVGGVGCNVRLQEMMGVMCSERGAKLFATDERFCIDNGAMIAQAGWEMFRSGQVTELEDSWITQRYRTDEVEVTWRD from the exons ATGACTGTAGTAATTGGGTTTGAGGGCAGTGCCAATAAGATTGGCATTGGTATCATCAGGGATGGCAAAGTGCTTTCCAACCCTCGGCGGACGTACATTACCCCTCCTGGTCAAG GCTTCTTACCAAGTGACACAGCCAGACATCATCGCTCTGTTGTACTGACTGTCTTGAAGGAGGCTTTGGAGCAAGCTGGACTGAAACCTTCAGACATAGACTGTGTGGCGTACACAAAAG GTCCTGGCATGGGTGCTCCCTTGGTGACAGTAGCGTTGGTGGCCCGCACAGTGGCCCAATTGTGGGGTAAGCCTCTCCTAGGTGTCAATCACTGTATTGGGCACATCGAGATGGGCCGACTTATCACTAAAGCCAATAACCCTACTGTGCTTTACGTGAGCGGTGGAAACACACAG GTCATTGCATACTCTCAACGCCGCTACAGGATATTTGGGGAAACTATAGACATCGCAGTTGGCAACTGTTTGGACAGGTTTGCCAGAGTCATCAAG ATTTCAAATGACCCCAGTCCCGGCTACAACATAGAACAGATGGCCAAGAA AGGCACTCAGTATGTGGAGCTTCCGTATACAGTAAAAGGAATGGATGTGTCATTTTCTGGGATTCTGTCATACGTTGAG gaaGCTGCTCATAAGATGCTTGGCTCTAGTCAGTGCACAGCAGCGGACTTGTGTTTCTCCTTACAG GAGACTGTGTTCTCCATGCTGGTCGAAATCACAGAGAGGGCCATGGCGCACTGCGGCTCCCAGGAAGTCCTCATTGTTGGTGGTGTTGGCT GTAACGTGCGTTTGCAAGAGATGATGGGAGTGATGTGCTCAGAAAGAGGTGCTAAACTTTTTGCCACAGACGAAAG ATTCTGCATTGACAATGGCGCAATGATCGCTCAAGCCGGCTGGGAAATGTTTCGATCTGGCCAAGTGACTGAGCTGGAGGACTCATGGATCACACAGAG GTACAGAACAGATGAAGTGGAGGTGACGTGGAGAGATTGA
- the si:ch211-214j24.10 gene encoding uncharacterized protein si:ch211-214j24.10: MHIKTGTWEASNTVCDSDSLCDPAVLVSSTNSEPHIRNRRLSPGSGNCGGGGGGGCVSGGEQQSRQLSPESDLIGPGHTHTFSYRREKERKGQQHKGRSVRRESQKGLNGPPKVNQKDRWVGDSLSLLKPPPAFPVQDSPAKLQPAVSYASKVKAKTPSGILEEDRPAIGVLLQNQWGLSFISETRPVSEGSNHPTTDSPPHQPTDTQAPVDPPLDTLVTGQPPFATSTAPPSQPDIDVNNGELLLSCRHLMEALNFHNREWNAICNKQKKDPKRVVWYKDFREHPA; the protein is encoded by the exons ATGCATATCAAGACAG GTACATGGGAAGCTAGCAACACTGTGTGTGACTCAGATTCCCTGTGTGACCCAGCAGTTCTTGTTTCAAGCACCAACTCAGAGCCGCACATTCGAAACAGACGTCTGTCTCCCGGCTCTGGTAACTGTGGTGGCGGCGGGGGTGGAGGCTGCGTCTCTGGAGGGGAGCAACAGTCCCGGCAGCTCTCGCCTGAATCGGACCTGATCGGACCGGGCCACACGCACACCTTCAGTTACCGCCGGGAAAAGGAACGCAAGGGCCAGCAGCACAAAGGCCGAAGCGTTCGCAGGGAAAGCCAGAAGGGGCTCAACGGCCCCCCAAAGGTGAATCAGAAAGATAGGTGGGTAGGGGACAGTCTGTCACTGCTCAAGCCCCCGCCTGCCTTCCCAGTGCAGGACAGCCCCGCCAAGCTGCAGCCGGCTGTCAGCTACGCCTCCAAGGTGAAGGCGAAAACACCAAGCGGCATTCTGGAGGAGGACCGTCCCGCCATTGGTGTTCTGCTACAGAACCAATGGGGTCTCAGTTTCATCAGCGAGACGAGACCCGTGTCAGAGGGCTCCAACCATCCCACCACCGACTCCCCCCCACATCAACccacagacacacaagcaccagtagACCCACCGCTTGACACACTTGTCACAGGGCAGCCCCCTTTCGCTACCTCCACTGCCCCACCTTCACAACCTGACATAGATGTGAACAACGGGGAGCTGCTGCTTAGTTGTCGCCATCTAATGGAGGCTTTAAACTTTCACAATAGAG AATGGAATGCAATCtgcaacaaacagaaaaaag atccaAAAAGGGTTGTGTGGTACAAGGACTTCCGGGAGCATCCAGCATAG
- the LOC129195033 gene encoding zinc finger protein ZFP2-like isoform X1: MATTVSACRLENTDIFLPLSSMRLLIPPVRLLSAAMWQVAQQRHVLDYDKLDEFVTLVTETVPDLLSAKQRGTLLLRLRAKDVFPTQYGLSHDTDMQLLMWELLSKLEKLLPVPDLTQTVSWLTSGPSVLNDCVQVLSNPADLKPLLQHLKSLECLSSQGAAVEMSTQVFACSHCPFFHMQESYLQQHIELNHPEHYSKLPSVAQQKNKNKIHRPKFPKPSPIHDRPDPHACKECGKTFTRASDVTRHMRTHTGERPYTCTECKKGFQNSWDLSRHKRIHTGERPFLCSQCGKAFTQMGLLKLHFERSACGQTCNPSLDIAMVAAEGASSEQSVAAQYKCKKCNECFSTVLERLRHRQKHALKRQYKCSLCEKIYSRASDLKRHQMKHTGERPFACECDKKFTHVWLLNKHRHVHTRERPYSCTECGKSFMQLQTLNRHLLTHTDQRPFRCSSCEKSFTQMASLTRHQRTHSGERPYVCNTCDKTFLTHGELVRHQHSHSSLRPFTCSQCPKSFKTKRAQSEHVNMHTRQRPYACAHCEKRFAKSTSLIRHNLTHTGERPYQCAQCGKTFLTSGELLLHKRIHTGEKPYPCSHCERRFRCSSDLGVHIRTHTGEKPHSCLVCKKSFSSSTRLKRHSRTHIEREVLVQLAV, from the exons ATGGCGACGACTGTCAGTGCCTGTCGATTGGAAAACACAG ATATCTTCCTGCCATTGTCTTCAATGAGGCTTCTGATCCCTCCTGTACGGCTGCTCTCTGCAGCCATGTGGCAAGTGGCTCAGCAGAGACACGTCCTTGATTATGACAAACTGGATGAGTTCGTGACCTTGGTGACAGAAACTGTACCTGACCTCCTCAGTGCAAAGCAGCGCGGCACACTGCTTCTTCGACTGAGAGCTAAG GATGTTTTCCCAACGCAGTACGGTCTCAGCCATGACACAGATATGCAGCTCCTCATGTGGGAGCTTCTTTCCAAACTGGAGAAACTCTTGCCGGTGCCTGACCTCACTCAG ACTGTGTCATGGCTGACATCTGGTCCCTCTGTGCTCAACGACTGTGTGCAAGTACTCTCCAACCCCGCTGATCTGAAGCCTCTCCTGCAGCACCTCAAGTCCTTGGAGTGCCTGAGCTCTCAAG GTGCCGCTGTGGAGATGTCCACTCAGGTGTTTGCTTGCTCCCATTGTCCATTCTTCCACATGCAAGAGTCATACCTGCAGCAGCACATTGAACTTAACCACCCGGAACATTACAGCAAACTCCCTTCCGTGGCCCAGcagaagaataagaataagatcCACCGCCCAAAATTCCCCAAACCTTCCCCCATTCACGACAGGCCAGACCCTCATGCGTGTAAAGAGTGTGGCAAGACGTTCACGCGTGCCTCAGATGTGACACGTCACATGCGGACGCACACGGGAGAGCGGCCCTACACCTGTACAGAATGTAAAAAAGGCTTCCAGAACTCCTGGGATTTGAGCAGGCACAAGCGCATTCACACTGGAGAGCGACCCTTCCTCTGCTCCCAGTGCGGGAAAGCGTTCACTCAGATGGGCTTGCTCAAATTGCACTTTGAGCGGAGTGCCTGCGGGCAGACTTGTAACCCTTCCCTCGACATAGCGATGGTGGCGGCAGAAGGCGCTTCGTCTGAGCAGAGcgtggctgctcagtacaaatgcaaaaaatgtaacGAGTGCTTCAGCACCGTCCTGGAGCGGCTCAGACACAGACAAAAGCATGCGTTGAAGCGCCAGTACAAATGCTCCCTCTGTGAGAAGATCTACAGCAGAGCATCAGACCTAAAGAGACACCAGATGAAACACACAGGCGAGCGGCCGTTTGCTTGCGAATGTGACAAAAAATTCACACACGTGTGGCTCCTGAACAAGCACAGGCACGTCCACACTAGAGAGCGTCCATACTCGTGCACAGAGTGTGGGAAGAGCTTCATGCAGCTCCAGACCTTAAACAGACATCTACTGACTCACACCGACCAGAGGCCTTTCCGATGCTCCTCCTGTGAGAAGAGCTTCACCCAAATGGCAAGTCTTACACGCCACCAGAGGACACATTCTGGCGAGAGACCATACGTGTGCAATACATGTGATAAGACCTTCCTCACACACGGAGAGCTGGTTAGACATCAGCACAGCCACAGCAGCTTGCGCCCCTTCACTTGCTCGCAGTGCCCCAAGAGCTTTAAGACCAAGCGGGCACAGAGCGAACACGTCAACATGCACACGCGACAGCGTCCATATGCGTGCGCTCACTGCGAGAAGAGATTCGCCAAGTCAACATCGCTAATCCGGCATAACCTGACTCACACTGGTGAACGACCGTACCAGTGCGCTCAATGTGGGAAGACCTTCTTGACCTCCGGCGAGCTTCTTCTCCACAAGCGGATCCACACGGGAGAAAAGCCGTATCCATGCTCCCACTGTGAGCGCAGGTTCAGGTGCTCCTCCGACCTGGGTGTGCACATACGGACACACACCGGCGAGAAGCCACATAGCTGCTTGGTATGCAAAAAGAGCTTTTCTTCATCAACGAGGCTGAAGAGACATTCACGGACACACATAGAGAGGGAGGTATTGGTTCAATTAGCAGTCTGA
- the LOC129195033 gene encoding zinc finger protein ZFP2-like isoform X2, translated as MELIQTLLRDPAERERFYQDVFPTQYGLSHDTDMQLLMWELLSKLEKLLPVPDLTQTVSWLTSGPSVLNDCVQVLSNPADLKPLLQHLKSLECLSSQGAAVEMSTQVFACSHCPFFHMQESYLQQHIELNHPEHYSKLPSVAQQKNKNKIHRPKFPKPSPIHDRPDPHACKECGKTFTRASDVTRHMRTHTGERPYTCTECKKGFQNSWDLSRHKRIHTGERPFLCSQCGKAFTQMGLLKLHFERSACGQTCNPSLDIAMVAAEGASSEQSVAAQYKCKKCNECFSTVLERLRHRQKHALKRQYKCSLCEKIYSRASDLKRHQMKHTGERPFACECDKKFTHVWLLNKHRHVHTRERPYSCTECGKSFMQLQTLNRHLLTHTDQRPFRCSSCEKSFTQMASLTRHQRTHSGERPYVCNTCDKTFLTHGELVRHQHSHSSLRPFTCSQCPKSFKTKRAQSEHVNMHTRQRPYACAHCEKRFAKSTSLIRHNLTHTGERPYQCAQCGKTFLTSGELLLHKRIHTGEKPYPCSHCERRFRCSSDLGVHIRTHTGEKPHSCLVCKKSFSSSTRLKRHSRTHIEREVLVQLAV; from the exons ATGGAGCTTATTCAAACCCTCCTTAGAGATCCAGCTGAAAGGGAGCGTTTTTATCAG GATGTTTTCCCAACGCAGTACGGTCTCAGCCATGACACAGATATGCAGCTCCTCATGTGGGAGCTTCTTTCCAAACTGGAGAAACTCTTGCCGGTGCCTGACCTCACTCAG ACTGTGTCATGGCTGACATCTGGTCCCTCTGTGCTCAACGACTGTGTGCAAGTACTCTCCAACCCCGCTGATCTGAAGCCTCTCCTGCAGCACCTCAAGTCCTTGGAGTGCCTGAGCTCTCAAG GTGCCGCTGTGGAGATGTCCACTCAGGTGTTTGCTTGCTCCCATTGTCCATTCTTCCACATGCAAGAGTCATACCTGCAGCAGCACATTGAACTTAACCACCCGGAACATTACAGCAAACTCCCTTCCGTGGCCCAGcagaagaataagaataagatcCACCGCCCAAAATTCCCCAAACCTTCCCCCATTCACGACAGGCCAGACCCTCATGCGTGTAAAGAGTGTGGCAAGACGTTCACGCGTGCCTCAGATGTGACACGTCACATGCGGACGCACACGGGAGAGCGGCCCTACACCTGTACAGAATGTAAAAAAGGCTTCCAGAACTCCTGGGATTTGAGCAGGCACAAGCGCATTCACACTGGAGAGCGACCCTTCCTCTGCTCCCAGTGCGGGAAAGCGTTCACTCAGATGGGCTTGCTCAAATTGCACTTTGAGCGGAGTGCCTGCGGGCAGACTTGTAACCCTTCCCTCGACATAGCGATGGTGGCGGCAGAAGGCGCTTCGTCTGAGCAGAGcgtggctgctcagtacaaatgcaaaaaatgtaacGAGTGCTTCAGCACCGTCCTGGAGCGGCTCAGACACAGACAAAAGCATGCGTTGAAGCGCCAGTACAAATGCTCCCTCTGTGAGAAGATCTACAGCAGAGCATCAGACCTAAAGAGACACCAGATGAAACACACAGGCGAGCGGCCGTTTGCTTGCGAATGTGACAAAAAATTCACACACGTGTGGCTCCTGAACAAGCACAGGCACGTCCACACTAGAGAGCGTCCATACTCGTGCACAGAGTGTGGGAAGAGCTTCATGCAGCTCCAGACCTTAAACAGACATCTACTGACTCACACCGACCAGAGGCCTTTCCGATGCTCCTCCTGTGAGAAGAGCTTCACCCAAATGGCAAGTCTTACACGCCACCAGAGGACACATTCTGGCGAGAGACCATACGTGTGCAATACATGTGATAAGACCTTCCTCACACACGGAGAGCTGGTTAGACATCAGCACAGCCACAGCAGCTTGCGCCCCTTCACTTGCTCGCAGTGCCCCAAGAGCTTTAAGACCAAGCGGGCACAGAGCGAACACGTCAACATGCACACGCGACAGCGTCCATATGCGTGCGCTCACTGCGAGAAGAGATTCGCCAAGTCAACATCGCTAATCCGGCATAACCTGACTCACACTGGTGAACGACCGTACCAGTGCGCTCAATGTGGGAAGACCTTCTTGACCTCCGGCGAGCTTCTTCTCCACAAGCGGATCCACACGGGAGAAAAGCCGTATCCATGCTCCCACTGTGAGCGCAGGTTCAGGTGCTCCTCCGACCTGGGTGTGCACATACGGACACACACCGGCGAGAAGCCACATAGCTGCTTGGTATGCAAAAAGAGCTTTTCTTCATCAACGAGGCTGAAGAGACATTCACGGACACACATAGAGAGGGAGGTATTGGTTCAATTAGCAGTCTGA